In Scleropages formosus chromosome 6, fSclFor1.1, whole genome shotgun sequence, the genomic stretch gtgtatttcGTGTAAGTCAGTGCATTACACAATATACCACATTTAGTACATGTAAAAACTTGGGCTCATTTAAACAACTTTTCCCATAACAAGCCTCAAACCTATTTTGATCTTTTTACTGGATCAAGCACTTTTTAGAAAGATACATTCAAGTGTGTTTTGTCAAGAAGAAGTTTACATAAGATTGATTTAAATCAACACAGAAATCAGCTGCAAATGTCATCATGAACCTGACTGCAGTGATCATTGGTTTCAGAGACACATGGAAATAAGTAGATGATCATTTCTCTtttgaaacaaaagcagctTTTGTTATCCAAAATGCCCAGAAAACAGCAGACAGGTGACAATGCTGAAACATTAGCTTCCTGATTATGCTGTCGTTATATGATGCATGTGAAACAGTACTCGATGAGcctaaattaatttgtaatatgACAGTTTCATCAACAGCTGATAGCATGATTGTCGATCTATACTGATTGCCTTTCTGGAAAGTTCTGGTCCCCTTTGGTTAGAAACATTTAGCTTTGATGACCAGGATATAAAGTTTATAATTACTGTTCAGACTAAGTATTGCTTTACCCCTTTACTGGCTACTCCTTCAGCCAGGTAAGCAGCTGAGGGGCATAGTAGGTAATGATGATGTCAGCACCTGCAGGAACAGagaattaaattttaacattaaaaagcagGAAATCGATTTCAACAATTACCATCTACTGCAAGCCAGGGTTTGGTTGAatatcattaaatatttttctccccccccttcccattCAAATCCACAGTATAAtagccctgtattgctgggttaggctccggcttaccgcgaccccacttgggacaagcggtttcactcAATGCGTGTGCGTGGATCATTCAACAATGGTAAATGTTGTCAAAAATCTGAGATggatttgaaaaatatatatattaaaaagtatTCAGGACTCAGAACTTCCTGAGAAACTGCTGggtaaagaaaataatacagCCAATACATTTATAGCAACTTAACATTATCGTCTTCCCCCTGCCCCATCTCACCAGCACGGCGAAAGGCAGTCATAGACTCCAATACAGCTGCACGCAGGTCGAAGGCCCCGGCCTGAGCGCCGTGCCACAGCATGGCAAACTCCCCCGACACATTGTACACAGCTAAGGGGTGAGCGGGATGCTGGGGAGGAAAGAATCAGATTGGAGAAGATGGTTAGTGATGTCAGAAAGGAGGAACATCCATTTCAAGGCAGGAGAATACTGGAGATGGTCAGGCAACCCATTTTACAATCTAACCATTTGGGCTGTGTCATGTGAATGTATTTAAGCACTGCGGTAATGCTTGAAAAAGTAGTGTTATTGGAGTAAATTACCAATTAAGCATgtgcaacaggtggcatagcagAACCGCTGCCTTGCTTTCAAAGTAATTATGTTCAAAACCCCCATTCTGCAGCAGTACCCCAGCAAgatactaaccctgaactgaaacagtaaaaattatacagctgtataaatgaccaAATCATTGTGAGCAGCTTAACAATGCAagatgggggaaaaataaattaaaaaaagtaaataaataaaatagtaacAGTGAAAAGTACTACTGGATTGAAAGGTGAAAGCTGATGGAATTGTATGCAGACAGTACAAACCTTGTCCTTAACCTCTCTCACTATGTCAAGATACGGCAATCCTGGCTTCACCATCAGCATGTCAGCACCCTCCTTAACATCTCGATCCTGCAGGCCAACGAGAAGGAAGTTAAAACCTGTTCCTGCAACTTCAGTGAAccatacgcacgcacgcacgcacgcaccacAGCCCGAAGTGCGAGCCCCCTCGCCCCTGGGGGGAGCTGATAACACCGGCGGTCTCCAAACGCTGGCTTGGACTGGGCCGCATCTCTAGACACAGAAGACAGTCACTGTTTTACGACAACACAGCCAACAGCATGCAAGTAATAAACTGCTATAGGGTGCCCATCatcttgaaaataaatacaaatttaagtCAAAATGTACTCCAGTGTAcaaagaaaacatgtaaatgctGTCCTTTTACAAGGCATGTGTTTATCATCGGTGAGCCAAGGGCACCTAATCCTTATTCGAAGAGTTGAAATTTACCTGAAGGGGCCGTAATAACAGGAGGCAAACTTAGCACTGTAGCTCAAAACAGACACCTAAGGGGGACAGAAGATTTCAGTGGATTCTCCAACCCCCCCAGGATTTCCTTTTGGGTAGAAATTTTTGTTCCTCTATCAATTTTTCCAAAGTAATTCAGGCTACCAGGTTAACTCAAGTTTATACTGAACTGAGAAGTACAATTATATTCACATATTTTGCACATACATGTCTTAACACTGCAATGTTTTGATTCATTAAGAGAATGGTTGGCATAAGTGCAGTCCCATCTTCTGTACCTTGTTGCCCATATCATTGGCCATCAGTGCTTGCTTGATGGCCCACACTCGACCATCCATCATATCTGATGGGGCAATAATGTGGCAGCCTGGGAGAAGAAAaatcgatttaaaaaaaagtttattatatGCACTCCCATTACAGAAGTAGATTAGTGGTATCTGGAAACACTGATTGGGACACAGCATTTTTCCCCATCCCATCATGCTGTGTATATCAGATAATTTTTTCTACTTTTGGAACAGCCAAAAAGGGATGGGTGATAAAACAGGCATGttgggacaggacaggacaggaaagcAAGACAGATTAAGAGAGGAAGGGAATCAGACTTGCCTGCTCGGGCATAGGCCAGGGCCACCTCTGCCAGGCGCATGCAGCTTGCTGCATTGTCCAGGGTGCCATCTTCACGCAGGATTCCTGTGCAACAGAACACAAATGCATTCCCATTAACAGAATCCAACAGCATTCTTCAGCGTGGGTAACGTTCCTTCCTAAGTGGGAAACTGTCCACCCATCCATCGATTAcccttaaccacttgtccaatacaggatGGCAGTGGGCCAGAGTACATCTTGGAAGTACAGGGTGTGAGAGAGTACAACCTGGatgtgacaccagtccatcatagcaTAATCTCACCTCACAcagtgcaatttagagtaaccagTTCCCATGAAACAAGACTTTTGAgaaaacccacgtgaacataGGAAGAACATGTACGCTCCATTCAGACTGAGCTCTTTTCAAACCCACAGGGAAGGGGCTATGAGACACTAGCATTAGATGCTATGCTACCCTGCTACCTAGTGTGAAATGGGCACATACACATTAGGTGGACTAGAGGTGGCCACAGGGGCATACACTGGTCATGGATCATGTGTGTAACAGAAGAAACGCCAAAGAAAGATCATGAAATCAGAAGAGAAACTGACCGCAATGACCATGTGAGGTGTAAGGGCACAAGCAGACGTCGCAGGCTATGAGCAGCTCAGGAAAGGTGGAACGCAGCTCCTTCACAGCCAAGACCGCAGGAGTATCATCTGCATCAGCTGCAGAGCCTCGCTCATCCTAGAGGGTTAAAAGCAGTCATTCCATACAACTGGTGAACAAACCAAAGTCAGAGAGAAAGTATAATTGCTGCATAGTTTTTCTAACTATTCAAAGCAACACTCCACAGCTAGAAGAATGTTCACGACACACATAACCTTACGTACTCTCTTCAATAATAACTGCCTGTAACCTACCTTAGGTACTTTCGCAGGGACCCCAAAAATCAGCACACACTTCAAGCCATTTTCCACATGGGGTCGTAACATGTTCTCCAATTTATTCACTCCATATCTAAGCAGAGAGTTTTCGTGAAGGTATCACACAGAGGGTCACAGTTTATGTAGATGCCTTTACAGAAGAACACAAATGAGAACAGGGCCTAAGGCAAGTCACAGTCAACATggtgagcaattcagggcacaTCCTGGGTTttcgtgcgcgcgcgtgtgcgcgcgcacgcacacgcacacacacacacagtttttcttCACTTAAACGGAAATTTACTTCATCCGCAGAAACCCTGAACCTAGGTGGGTGTACACATCTTGATTCATCAGACCTCCCATCGATGGGGATTAGTGAGCCAGTAAGCTGCTCTTTAATTACatgaatgtatatttttggaTGGATCTGGTAgcaaaaatttttgaaaattgatTCTGTGGCCCCGCTTCCTGCAGTGCTTACATCTGTATTATGCTTACAGGATATTCGGTAACTGACACCTGAGGCCCCACTAAAAACTGCTCCTGACCTAGctcagctcaaaaaaaaaaaaaaaaaaagcatcattttaCCTTGTACATGTGTTATAACCCTGTGGTATCTGACAGTAACAGAGGGCAGGCTTGGAACGGGAGGTCGGCAGGAGAACAAAGAGCTATCGCACCCTTATCTCGACAAGGCCTGGTTTTGGTTCTGCCCAGCAAGACTGCATTTATCAGGGAGGAACACACCATCGCAAAGACTCCAACACCACCCCTTAAGACTGCAAATGACAGCCTTTACCATCTTCACCAGGACACAGTAATGTACTCCAGGACAGTGGTCATTGTTCCATTGTGAAATGCTTTTGGATCCTGCTACCGGAACAACTCAGCTTCCAAGGCTTAGACACTGAAAAACCACAAAACCCACTTCTCTTTCCACTTATGTCCTTTATTACCGTTGACTTACATGATGCCCTCTTCCCGAGACGTTGTGTGGAATCAGCACGTCTCCAGGAAGTCGTTTCTAGAGGAGACGAAATTAACTCCCAAGAAAACTGGTTTCTCACTTCACCACGTTACCCGTTACTCACATGGCCACCGAACAACCAGCCGAGGAAGCTCAATCCACTGAAACCAGGCACTATTGACCCATCTGCAAAATTAAATGCTCCAGACTTATGTAATGACATGGACATGGAAGGGTGAGAAAGACTGATCTCCTACCTGGCCTGCCCTGGGAGACTGGCAATGGGCTCCACCGCATCAGGAATGTCCCTGCAGTGAGATGGGGTTAAAATGTGGCAATTACCACCCGATTGCCTCCTCATACACGAAAAGCTGACTGGGAATGATGGGTTAATTGCAGAAATAAGGGAAACATGGTTCAAGAAACCCTACCTTTTCATTATCAATCCCTTTAATTGGTGGAAATAAAGTATCTCATAAGCTCAGCAAAATggaggaaaatatttaaaaaaaaaaaaaaaaaaaaaaaaaaaaaaaaaaaaaaaaggcaagcaaCTGTTCCAGCTTGCTTTCGTTCCATAAACAAgactacagacacacacaggctgaagccgcttgtcctgagcagggttgcgacaagccagagcctaacccagcaacacagggtgcagggctggaggggaaggggacacacccaggacgggacgccagtccgtcgcaaggcaccccaagtgcgactcgaaccccagacccaccagagagcaggacccagccgaatccactgcgccacccccccccagactGCAAAAATTCAACTCTAaatacagagacacacacacacacacacacagggccagAAATATTACGTGATGAAGATGGGGTAGATGAGGTTCTCCGGTCGCAGGTCCGAGGCACAGCTTTGCCAGTATCGGAGAGAGGGGTGGAAGTACCCGCTGTGCAGGACAGACTCGACAGACTGCATCGTGTCCCTACGAAGGCAAGAGCGGGAGACTGAACTGCACCAAGGACAAAGACAAAGCAGAACATTTCACACGCACAAACAACGCTATTCACGCAAACTTTGTTTCCAGCAGCAAAGTAATAACCCCTCTTTCATTCCCCACATGGGAAGGCCATCAAATAGCACCAGCAAGGAAATGCCAGCCATCTATGCAGCAAGGCATCTAAGCCCCTTTAAATGCGGTGTCATTTTTATTGCCATTATTTATTCTTAGCCGACGGCTTTCTCACAGGCAACTTCCTACGCGAGCTCTGTAAACTAAGCTACTTACGgtgatttagccatttgtaCAGCCGGGAAACTTTCACTGCCTCAGTTTTCAGAAGTACCACCTCAAatcgagggcactacagcaggagcagggattgaaaCCCACTTTTCTTgtttccaaggcaacagctcaaaccactatgtcACCAGCTGCCCTGCAATACATCATGTGATGCTTGGTTTTGTTGAATTTTATCTTAGTTCTATAgtacagaaaatgaatgaaacgaAATAAAAATCTCAGTCTCCATTAGTTCTTCCTGAACTGGTGAAACGAAGCTGCCCGAAAAGGGTGAGAAAGCCCGAGATGAAGAGCAGCCCCGGGGACAGAAGGGCCGGGGGGCAAGCATGCGTGTGCACTCCACGGATTAAGCGGGCCGATGATCG encodes the following:
- the alad gene encoding delta-aminolevulinic acid dehydratase isoform X3; protein product: MQSVESVLHSGYFHPSLRYWQSCASDLRPENLIYPIFITDIPDAVEPIASLPGQARYGVNKLENMLRPHVENGLKCVLIFGVPAKVPKDERGSAADADDTPAVLAVKELRSTFPELLIACDVCLCPYTSHGHCGILREDGTLDNAASCMRLAEVALAYARAGCHIIAPSDMMDGRVWAIKQALMANDMGNKVSVLSYSAKFASCYYGPFRDAAQSKPAFGDRRCYQLPPGARGLALRAVDRDVKEGADMLMVKPGLPYLDIVREVKDKHPAHPLAVYNVSGEFAMLWHGAQAGAFDLRAAVLESMTAFRRAGADIIITYYAPQLLTWLKE
- the alad gene encoding delta-aminolevulinic acid dehydratase isoform X1; its protein translation is MAKSPSVSRSCLRRDTMQSVESVLHSGYFHPSLRYWQSCASDLRPENLIYPIFITDIPDAVEPIASLPGQARYGVNKLENMLRPHVENGLKCVLIFGVPAKVPKDERGSAADADDTPAVLAVKELRSTFPELLIACDVCLCPYTSHGHCGILREDGTLDNAASCMRLAEVALAYARAGCHIIAPSDMMDGRVWAIKQALMANDMGNKVSVLSYSAKFASCYYGPFRDAAQSKPAFGDRRCYQLPPGARGLALRAVDRDVKEGADMLMVKPGLPYLDIVREVKDKHPAHPLAVYNVSGEFAMLWHGAQAGAFDLRAAVLESMTAFRRAGADIIITYYAPQLLTWLKE
- the alad gene encoding delta-aminolevulinic acid dehydratase isoform X2, translated to MAKSPDTMQSVESVLHSGYFHPSLRYWQSCASDLRPENLIYPIFITDIPDAVEPIASLPGQARYGVNKLENMLRPHVENGLKCVLIFGVPAKVPKDERGSAADADDTPAVLAVKELRSTFPELLIACDVCLCPYTSHGHCGILREDGTLDNAASCMRLAEVALAYARAGCHIIAPSDMMDGRVWAIKQALMANDMGNKVSVLSYSAKFASCYYGPFRDAAQSKPAFGDRRCYQLPPGARGLALRAVDRDVKEGADMLMVKPGLPYLDIVREVKDKHPAHPLAVYNVSGEFAMLWHGAQAGAFDLRAAVLESMTAFRRAGADIIITYYAPQLLTWLKE